The Ahaetulla prasina isolate Xishuangbanna chromosome 3, ASM2864084v1, whole genome shotgun sequence genome window below encodes:
- the LOC131195441 gene encoding dimethylaniline monooxygenase [N-oxide-forming] 4-like → MGRKVAIIGAGVSGLASIKCCLEEGLEPTCFEKNDVIGGLWQFTDIPEKGRTNVYRSVVSNTSKEMTCFSDFPFPESCPNYLHHSLVLEYLKDYAKHFHLLDCIQFKTIVYSIRKHPDFKTTGQWVVYTEANGKQASTVFDAVMICSGHYTEVNLPLDSFPGLENFKGHYMHSWEYRDPKGLEGKKVLILGAGNTGGDVAVEVSRTAAKVFLSTRNGAWVLSRMSKAGWPNDMVFQTRFLYFIQRLLPVSIRDKLLANKFNQWFNHKNYGLIPIKSSLTYVIINDELPSCILCGSVVVKPNVKRFTETSAIFEDGTIEENIDVVIFTTGYTASFLFLEESIRNVCKSSTFLYKQIFPPYLQKPTLAFIGFISVTGSILPAVELQARWVTRVFNESNKLPPMNRMMNEIAKQKKRLLKKGTSNTEKEKELFVHYMDEIAVCIGVKPNVPLLLLQDPRLALKILFGPCTSYQYRLCGPGKWEKARNAILTQWDRVLKPLKTRIIDNSSSKRIKPSLWKKISHFTIFLGTTILIILLYSFYTN, encoded by the exons GACATTCCTGAAAAGGGAAGGACCAATGTTTACAGATCTGTGGTGAGCAATACGTCCAAGGAAATgacctgcttcagtgacttcccATTTCCAGAAAGCTGTCCTAACTACCTACATCACTCCTTAGTCCTGGAGTACCTCAAGGATTATGCTAAACATTTTCACCTTCTGGATTGCATTCAATTTAAG ACTATAGTATACAGCATCAGAAAACATCCGGATTTCAAAACTACTGGACAATGGGTGGTCTACACAGAGGCTAACGGAAAACAGGCATCAACTGTCTTTGACGCAGTTATGATTTGCAGTGGCCATTATACAGAAGTTAATCTACCCTTAGATTCTTTTCCTG GATTGGAAAACTTTAAAGGTCATTACATGCATAGCTGGGAATACAGAGATCCAAAAGGGTTAGAGGGTAAAAAAGTTCTGATACTTGGTGCTGGGAACACTGGAGGTGATGTTGCCGTGGAAGTGAGCCGCACAGCTGCCAAG GTCTTTCTCAGCACCAGAAATGGAGCCTGGGTACTGAGTCGGATGTCAAAAGCTGGCTGGCCAAATGATATGGTCTTCCAAACTCGATTTCTATACTTCATTCAAAGACTTCTTCCTGTCAGCATTAGGGACAAGTTATTGGCAAATAAATTCAATCAATGGTTTAACCATAAGAATTATGGATTGATCCCTATTAAAAG TTCATTGACCTACGTCATTATAAATGACGAACTGCCCAGCTGCATCCTCTGTGGTTCAGTGGTTGTAAAGCCAAATGTGAAGAGGTTTACTGAGACTTCTGCCATATTTGAAGATGGAACCATAGAAGAAAATATAGATGTGGTCATTTTTACTACAGGCTATACTGCTTCATTTCTCTTCCTGGAAGAATCGATTCGCAATGTTTGCAAAAGTAGTACATTCCTTTATAAACAAATATTCCCTCCTTACTTGCAGAAGCCCACACTTGCCTTCATAGGTTTTATATCAGTAACGGGATCTATTCTACCAGCAGTGGAACTTCAGGCTCGTTGGGTTACAAGAGTGTTTAATG AATCTAATAAGCTGCCTCCAATGAACAGAATGATGAATGAAATTGCTAAGCAGAAGAAAAGGCTCCTTAAAAA GGGTACTTCCaacacagagaaagaaaaggaattatttgttcactACATGGATGAAATTGCTGTTTGCATAGGGGTTAAGCCCAATGTGCCATTACTTTTACTACAAGACCCCAGACTAGCTTTGAAGATCTTATTTGGTCCTTGTACCTCTTACCAGTATCGCCTTTGTGGACCTGGAAAGTGGGAGAAAGCTAGAAATGCAATTCTGACCCAGTGGGACCGTGTTCTCAAGCCGCTGAAGACTCGGATCATAGACAATTCTTCTTCAAAACGTATCAAGCCAtccctttggaaaaaaatatcccaCTTCACTATATTCCTTGGAACTACTATACTCATCATACTTCTGTACTCATTTTATACCAACTAA